Proteins encoded by one window of Sciurus carolinensis unplaced genomic scaffold, mSciCar1.2, whole genome shotgun sequence:
- the LOC124975535 gene encoding LOW QUALITY PROTEIN: uncharacterized protein LOC124975535 (The sequence of the model RefSeq protein was modified relative to this genomic sequence to represent the inferred CDS: substituted 1 base at 1 genomic stop codon), whose translation MGQSMVTPLSLTLDHWQDVRSRANNMSVEITKKKWIALCSSEWPAFYVGWPKEGTFNLDLISQVKSQVFILGPRGHPDQVPYIVTWENLVSNPPPWVTPFSSLKPSPPSPLSPSPLPSAPLAPIPAPSTQSSRLYPILHKSKPPAPSRSKSRTILPPDESTLMDLMTEEPPPYPPQPLPAPHSDSSEEEEESPVAGAPPDPSPMVGRLRGCREPPNLGKTSKAFPLRQTGGPNSPYQYWPFSASDLYNWKAHNPPFSSDPVALISLIESVLVTHQPTWDDCQQLLQTLLTSEEKQKVLLEARKNVPGDNGRPTQLPNLINEAFPLTRPDWDYSTDEGRNHLRLYRQLLIAGLHGAGRRPTNLAQVRQTIQRAEETPTAFLERLKEAYRRFTPFDPDSEEQKGNVSMAFIWQSAPDIRSKLQRLDNLQDYSLADLLKEAERIFNRRKVQEEREMRYKEELDRRERERDRKRNKELSKILATVAQAELKDNRLGKEKGRSRPLVEHDQCAYCKEKGHWVKDCPKNPKRLPNLRKYPNRAPQLLALDDEDXGRQGQELPPEPRVTLRVGEQPITFLVDTGAQHSVLTQAPGSLSSKTTWVQGATGCKSYRWTTKREVHLASGKVSHSFLHVPDCPYPLLGRDLLTKLKAQIHFENGKASVSGPNGAPLHILTFKLEDEYRLFDSTPQPDRNMDYWITTYPEAWAETGEVGMAIRQPPIVIPLKTTASPINIKQYPMSMEAYQGIKPHIQRLLDQGILTPCRSPWNTPLLPVKKPGTKDYRPVQDLREVNKRVEDIHPTVPNPYNLLSTLPPTHTWYTVLDLKDAFFCLRLSPQSQALFAFEWRDPEKGLSGQLTWTRLPQGFKNSPTLFDEALHQDLADFRVRHPSLIMLQYVDDILLAATSEEECLEGTKALLQTLGQLGYRASAKKAQICQTKVTYLGYELRDGQRWLTPARKETISSIPVPKNPKQLREFLGTAGFCRLWIPGFAEIAAPLYPLTKQNNPFTWTEEHQMAFDQIKLALLSAPALGLPDVTRPFDLFVDEKQGYAKGVLTQKLGPWRRPIAYLSKKLDPVASGWPPCLRMVAAVAILIKDATKLTLGQPLTLLTPHTIEAIIRQPPDRWISNARLTHYQSLLLDTDRIQFGPVVTLNPATLLPLPGGPTPHNCQQILAETQGTRPDLTDQPMKDAELVWYTDGSSYLLDGERRAGAAITTESEVIWASALPGGTSAQRAELIALTQALKLAEGKKLNVYTDSRYAFATAHIHGEIYRRRGLLTSDGKEIKNKTEILALLKALFLPKKLSIVHCPSHQKGDHPEAKGNRLADETARNAALGPQLLVTTLLPQKVKKSPEDFDEHWVYEDPDLDIVQHLEATYNPAEGTWEYQGKTVMPIKHTKEIIRSLHRLTHLGAKKMRTLLDHGEGNLYLPHRDSIIRQVVRNCQACAQVNAGKIKFGIGIRARGHKPGTSWEVDFTEIKPGMYGYRYLLVFVDTFSGWVEAYPTRHETAKVIAKKLLEEIFPRYGVPGAIGSDNGPAFTSQVSQLVASTLGINWKLHCAYRPQSSGQVERMNRTIKETLTKLTLETGTRDWVQLLPLALYRVRNTPGPQGLTPFEILYGAPPPAVSFYETEISALFTPTLQTHLRALQLVQNEVWKPLAAAYKEQLEKPTVPHSFKIGDTVWVRRHQSKNLEPRWKGPYTVLLTTPTTIKVDGLAAWIHAAHAKAAHPQDSAPTPQESTWRLRRTQNPLKIRLSRC comes from the exons atggggcaatccatggtaacccctCTAAGTCTCACTCTCGACCATTGGCAGGATGTCCGGAGCCGAGCCAACAACATGTCGGTCgagattacaaagaaaaaatggataGCACTCTGCTCCTCTGAATGGCCAGCTTTCTATGTTGGTTGGCCCAAAGAAGGAACCTTTAACCTTGATCTTATTTCACAGGTCAAATCCCAAGTTTTCATTCTAGGACCCAGAGGACACCCAGATCAAGTCCCCTACATCGTGACTTGGGAAAATCTAGTCTCTAACCCACCCCCATGGGTCACCCCTTTCTCCTCACTTAAGccctctcccccttctcctctAAGCCCCTCACCTCTCCCATCTGCACCCCTTGCTCCCATTCCGGCACCATCTACCCAAAGTTCTAGGTTGTACCCTATATTACATAAGTCTAAACCCCCAGCCCCAAGCAGGTCAAAGTCGCGAACGATCCTTCCACCCGATGAATCCACCCTGATGGACCTGATGACAGAGGAACCCCCACCCTATCCACCCCAACCTCTTCCAGCTCCCCATTCAGATTCCTCCgaagaagaggaagaatcacCTGTCGCCGGTGCCCCTCCAGACCCATCTCCCATGGTGGGGCGACTCCGGGGATGCCGAGAACCCCCAAATCTGGGGAAAACTTCAAAAGCCTTCCCCTTGCGCCAGACCGGGGGCCCTAATAGTCCATACCAGTATTGGCCATTCTCCGCCTCTGATCTTTATAATTGGAAGGCTCATAACCCTCCTTTCTCTAGTGACCCAGTTGCCTTGATTTCTCTGATTGAGTCTGTTCTAGTGACCCACCAGCCAACCTGGGATGATTGTCAGCAACTTCTCCAGACTCTCCTCACCTCTGAGGAGAAACAAAAAGTGTTACTGGAGGCTCGAAAAAATGTTCCAGGGGATAATGGGCGTCCCACTCAACTACCAAACCTGATCAATGAAGCCTTTCCTTTGACCCGACCAGATTGGGACTATAGCACTGATGAAGGTAGGAACCACCTACGTCTCTATCGCCAGTTGCTTATAGCGGGTCTCCATGGAGCAGGGCGACGGCCCACTAATTTGGCCCAGGTAAGACAGACTATCCAGCGGGCGGAAGAAACCCCGACCGCATTTCTAGAAAGGTTGAAAGAGGCTTATCGAAGATTCACTCCCTTCGATCCAGATAGTGAGGAGCAGAAAGGTAACGTCTCCATGGCATTTATCTGGCAATCAGCCCCAGATATAAGAAGCAAGTTACAAAGGTTGGATAATCTGCAGGACTATTCCTTGGCAGATCTACTGAAGGAAGCAGAAAGGATTTTTAATAGA aggaaagtgcaagaggaaagagagatgagATACAAAGAGGAATTAgatagaagggaaagggaaagagatcgaaaaagaaataaagaattaagcAAAATACTGGCCACGGTCGCGCAGGCAGAACTAAAGGACAATAGgctaggaaaggaaaaagggcgAAGCAGGCCCCTCGTAGAGCATGACCAATGTGCCTACTGCAAGGAAAAAGGACACTGGGTTAAGGACTGTCCAAAGAACCCAAAAAGGCTTCCCAACTTAAGGAAGTACCCAAACCGAGCCCCCCAATTGCTGGCTTTAGATGATGAAGATTAGGGGCGTCAGGGCCAGGAGCTCCCCCCTGAGCCCCGGGTAACTCTTCGAGTGGGGGAGCAACCGATTACTTTCCTAGTAGACACCGGAGCCCAACATTCGGTACTAACCCAAGCTCCAGGGTCCTTGAGCAGCAAGACCACATGGGTCCAAGGAGCCACTGGGTGCAAATCTTACCGATGGACCACCAAAAGAGAAGTGCATCTTGCCTCAGGTAAAGTCTCCCACTCATTCTTACATGTACCTGACTGTCCATACCCACTACTAGGAAGAGACTTACTAACTAAATTGAAAGcccaaattcattttgaaaatgggaaAGCCTCAGTCAGCGGACCAAACGGGGCTCCTTTACATATACTAACCTTTAAATTGGAAGATGAGTACCGACTATTTGATAGCACCCCACAACCCGATCGGAACATGGACTATTGGATTACTACTTACCCAGAAGCTTGGGCAGAAACCGGGGAAGTGGGGATGGCAATACGCCAGCCCCCTATAGTGATTCCACTTAAGACTACTGCCTCCCCTATTAACATCAAGCAGTACCCCATGTCAATGGAGGCTTACCAGGGCATTAAGCCACACATCCAGCGGCTCTTAGACCAAGGCATTCTAACCCCTTGTCGATCGCCCTGGAATACCCCCTTACTCCCAGTTAAGAAGCCCGGGACTAAAGATTACCGGCCAGTTCAGGACTTaagagaagtaaataaaagggtAGAAGATATTCACCCCACGGTGCCTAATCCCTACAACCTCCTGAGCACCCTGCCTCCCACTCACACCTGGTACACAGTATTGGATTTAAAGGATGCATTCTTCTGCCTAAGGTTAAGCCCCCAAAGCCAGGCCCTCTTTGCATTTGAATGGAGGGATCCTGAGAAGGGGCTCTCTGGGCAGCTGACCTGGACCAGACTACCGCAGGGATTCAAGAACAGCCCGACACTCTTTGACGAGGCTTTACACCAGGACTTGGCTGACTTCCGGGTAAGACACCCCTCCTTAATAAtgctccaatatgtggatgacatcttATTGGCAGCTACCTCTGAGGAGGAATGCCTGGAAGGAACGAAAGCGTTATTGCAAACCCTAGGGCAACTAGGGTACCGGGCATCAGCCAAAAAGGCACAAATTTGTCAAACCAAAGTTACTTACCTTGGCTATGAGCTACGTGATGGCCAAAGGTGGCTGACCCCAGCCAGAAAAGAGACTATTTCAAGCATCCCAGTCCCCAAGAACCCCAAGCAGCTGCGGGAATTTCTAGGGACTGCAGGATTTTGCAGATTATGGATTCCTGGGTTCGCGGAAATTGCAGCCCCTTTGTACccactgacaaaacaaaacaacccatttACTTGGACTGAGGAACATCAGATGGCATTTGATCAAATTAAATTGGCCCTCCTGTCTGCCCCTGCGTTGGGTCTGCCAGATGTCACCAGACCCTTCGATCTGTTTGTAGACGAGAAACAAGGCTATGCTAAAGGAGTCCTAACCCAAAAATTAGGACCTTGGAGGCGTCCTATAGCCTACTTGTCCAAGAAATTGGATCCTGTAGCATCAGGATGGCCCCCTTGCCTTCGGATGGTGGCGGCAGTCGCCATCCTAATTAAAGATGCCACCAAATTGACTCTGGGACAGCCATTAACTTTACTAACACCCCATACCATCGAGGCCATTATTCGTCAACCTCCCGACCGCTGGATTTCTAATGCCCGGCTCACCCACTACCAATCTCTGCTGCTGGACACGGACCGAATCCAATTCGGCCCCGTTGTCACCTTAAACCCAGCAACACTCCTGCCCCTTCCAGGAGGACCTACCCCCCATAACTGCCAGCAGATTCTTGCAGAAACCCAAGGAACCAGACCAGATCTCACAGATCAACCTATGAAGGATGCAGAGCTGGTATGGTACACTGATGGAAGCAGTTATCTACTTGATGGGGAACGACGGGCGGGAGCAGCTATCACCACCGAGTCAGAGGTAATTTGGGCAAGTGCACTACCGGGAGGAACTTCAGCTCAGCGGGCAGAATTGATAGCCTTAACACAGGCATTAAAACTAGCTGAAGGAAAGAAACTCAATGTGTATACAGACAGTAGGTATGCCTTTGCCACCGCCCACATTCATGGAGAAATTTATCGACGGCGAGGATTGCTAACTTCAGATGGaaaggagataaaaaataaaactgaaattttagccTTACTAAAAGCCTTGTTCTTGCCAAAGAAACTAAGCATAGTACACTGTCCCAGTCACCAGAAGGGGGATCACCCGGAGGCAAAAGGGAACAGGCTGGCAGACGAAACTGCAAGAAATGCGGCTCTAGGACCACAACTCCTAGTGACCACCCTATTGCCACAAAAGGTTAAGAAGTCGCCTGAGGACTTCGATGAACACTGGGTCTATGAGGACCCAGATTTGGACATTGTGCAACACCTAGAGGCCACCTATAACCCGGCTGAAGGCACATGGGAATACCAGGGAAAAACTGTAATGCCTATCAAACACACCAAAGAAATAATAAGGTCCTTGCACCGACTTACTCATTTGGGAGCTAAAAAGATGAGAACTCTCTTGGATCATGGAGAAGGAAATCTATACCTGCCCCACAGAGACTCAATCATCAGGCAAGTCGTGAGAAATTGTCAAGCTTGTGCTCAGGTTAACgcaggtaaaataaaatttgggattGGAATCCGGGCCAGAGGGCACAAGCCTGGAACCAGTTGGGAAGTCGACTTCACAGAAATCAAGCCTGGTATGTATGGATACAGgtatcttttagtttttgtagacactttttcaggatgggtagAAGCATATCCCACTCGGCATGAGACTGCTAAAGTCATAGCAAAGAAGCTACTGGAAGAAATCTTTCCAAGGTATGGTGTACCTGGGGCCATTGGTTCAGATAACGGGCCTGCCTTCACCTCCCAGGTAAGTCAGTTAGTGGCCAGTACATTGGGGATTAATTGGAAATTACATTGTGCTTaccgaccccaaagctcagggcaggtagaaagaatgaatagaacTATCAAGGAGACTTTAACCAAATTAACACTTGAAACTGGCACTAGAGACTGGGTGCAACTCCTGCCTTTAGCTTTGTACAGGGTCAGGAACACCCCTGGCCCTCAAGGACTAACCCCCTTTGAAATTCTGTATGGTGCCCCACCACCCGCTGTCAGTTTCTATGAAACTGAGATTTCTGCTCTATTCACCCCCACCCTGCAGACCCATTTGCGTGCATTGCAGTTAGTCCAAAATGAAGTCTGGAAGCCCCTAGCGGCAGCCTATAAGGAACAGCTGGAGAAACCAACAGTGCCACACTCCTTCAAGATAGGAGACACCGTCTGGGTCCGGAGACATCAGAGCAAAAACCTTGAACCTCGCTGGAAAGGACCTTACACCGTCTTGCTGACCACCCCTACCACCATCAAGGTAGACGGCCTTGCAGCCTGGATCCACGCAGCCCATGCGAAAGCGGCACATCCACAAGACTCCGCCCCGACACCCCAGGAATCAACATGGAGGTTACGACGCACCCAAAATCCGCTAAAGATAAGACTTTCACGTTGTTAA